A part of Rattus norvegicus strain BN/NHsdMcwi chromosome 4, GRCr8, whole genome shotgun sequence genomic DNA contains:
- the Samd9l2 gene encoding sterile alpha motif domain-containing protein 9-like — MDRHVTQPKLIKDWTKEHVRKWITEDLKIDEKYAQIVFDEEVTGMVLQELTEKDLREMGLPRGPALLIKHMYNKLISSPEGHNQDSRQLNNKTLSINEQPKKSNSEEENSISSNSDLGLRETGQNEERGTSLLKENTLGDVETKDMKGNKPKSEQMSCMPHPFNFAHDANRYIEHSILRVAETGPLNLIDPVHEFKAFTNTETAQEQMKMKFSNETFRFAAACMNTRTNGTIHFGVKDKPHGEIVGVQVTSKDIFINHFNVMITKYFEDSDIHEARACIREPRFVEVLLLNNTQSNRFVIEVDVIPKHSICQEKYFYVMLQTCTGTTWKQSKDTSLFVREGASSRDILGNPKQRDREFKKFLENLKMSIASRKAAEECMVVSKKDSEGLKLSKLLTRHQGSLDKSYYDWYILVTNSCVPTQMEHLDFIKEIKLFAVLDFDPYSHIQGVFKAYRESRVANLHLPTHYEETTTIEEKISTLKLYEQPSWIFCNGRVDLSCQPLEPHLWQRDRASGVRKLISFLTGGNIIERGKVLVVFLLLSPVENQKDPLLETFCAFYQVFNGMDNMLCICVNPSIYQQWSDLLQVRLEMKDDLAKHSISTLNIELVNSTILKLKSVIQSSRRFLPSCGSSSVILEKMDEDIMSALEILCENECRDTDIEKDESQFLEFKKLREEHFYRGGRVSWWNFYFSSENYSSAFVKRDNFEELTTLIQQCADSPNPVFAKFINMYHHPGCGGTTLAMHVLWDLKQKFRCAVLKNKATDFIEIGEQVSKLISYKASSHQDYIPVLLLVDDFEEQEDTYILQSAINSFIAHKGVRYEKTLVIILNCMRSQNPDESAKLADSISLKYQLSPKEKRAFDAKLQEIEKEYKDCENFYSFMILKDNFDTTYIKNVVKNTLKDLDAHSRKAQLISYLALLNTFVIDSTISVSQCEIFLGITYRNKRGKLETVEDNMGTYSTLLIRTEVSDYGKYAGIRITHPLIAIHCLKELEMKYGMDRCHIALNMLEENVFYNSGIGRDKFKHDVQTLLLTRQCKEHGGEIGTLFSPFMEELQDEETEKVLTAGSNRFPQNTFIRRALARHFYLKEKNFSTALVWANQAKRKAPMNLYISDKLGRVYKRDIRCWLGKNNTYRSLSVDDLTRFLDVGEKASKAFKESQEQTDSKDYQTEFWSPQMFRRRTLNTAGFFGEIEVGLDTIQLRQLTPPFHKENEMSKESMAQFSSGKGTIPPEPKVLSNFITFLQSLKRHFDVFFWIIWVF, encoded by the coding sequence ATGGATAGGCACGTAACTCAACCTAAATTGATCAAAGACTGGACCAAAGAACACGTAAGAAAATGGATAACTGAAGACCTTAAAATTGATGAGAAATATGCCCAAATCGTGTTTGATGAAGAGGTAACAGGGATGGTCCTGCAGGAACTAACTGAAAAGGATCTTAGAGAAATGGGCTTGCCACGGGGTCCAGCACTTCTGATAAAACATATGTATAACAAACTAATTAGTTCCCCTGAAGGTCACAATCAAGATTCCAgacaattaaataataaaacactcTCTATAAATGAACAACCAAAAAAGAGTAACAGTGAGGAAGAAAACTCAATTTCATCGAACAGTGACCTTGGTCTTAGAGAGACAGGGCAGAATGAAGAACGAGGAACAAGTCtcttgaaagaaaacacattagGTGATGTAGAGACTAAAGACATGAAAGGTAATAAGCCCAAATCAGAACAGATGTCTTGCATGCCACACCCTTTTAATTTTGCCCATGATGCCAACCGATACATAGAACATTCTATTTTACGAGTGGCTGAGACAGGGCCACTAAATCTCATTGACCCAGTACATGAATTCAAAGCcttcacaaacacagagacagcaCAAGAGCAAATGAAGATGAAATTCAGCAACGAGACATTCCGATTTGCAGCAGCTTGCATGAATACACGTACCAATGGTACTATCCATTTTGGAGTAAAGGACAAACCACATGGGGAAATTGTTGGTGTGCAAGTCACCAGTAAAGACATCTTTATTAACCACTTCAATGTGATGATCACCAAGTATTTTGAAGACAGTGATATCCATGAAGCCAGGGCGTGTATCCGGGAACCAAGGTTTGTGGAAGTCCTTCTGCTGAACAATACACAATCTAATAGATTTGTCATCGAGGTGGATGTTATTCCCAAACATTCTATATGTCAAGAAAAGTATTTCTACGTTATGTTGCAAACTTGCACAGGTACAACATGGAAACAAAGCAAAGATACTTCATTGTTTGTGAGAGAAGGAGCTAGCTCTCGGGATATCCTGGGCAACCCCAAACAACGGGATAGAGAGTTCAAAAAATTTCTTGAGAATTTAAAGATGTCGATAGCATCTAGAAAAGCAGCGGAAGAATGTATGGTGGTATCTAAGAAAGACAGTGAAGGACTAAAACTGTCTAAACTTTTGACCAGACACCAAGGCTCACTTGATAAATCTTACTATGATTGGTACATTCTTGTAACAAATTCCTGTGTACCAACGCAAATGGAGCACTTAGATTTTATAAAGGAAATTAAACTGTTTGCTGTGCTAGATTTTGATCCTTACTCTCACATCCAGGGAGTGTTCAAAGCTTACAGAGAAAGCAGGGTAGCAAACCTTCACCTACCCACTCATTATGAGGAAACAACTACCATAGAAGAGAAAATTTCTACTCTGAAACTTTATGAGCAACCCAGTTGGATCTTCTGCAATGGCAGAGTAGACTTGTCATGTCAACCTCTAGAGCCACATTTATGGCAGAGAGATAGAGCTTCTGGCGTTAGAAAGCTTATTTCATTCCTCACAGGTGGAAATATAATAGAAAGGGGGAAGGTTTTGGTGGTGTTTCTCTTACTTTCTCCAGTAGAAAATCAAAAGGATCCACTCCTTGAGACTTTCTGTGCTTTCTATCAAGTTTTTAATGGAATGGATAATATGTTATGCATCTGTGTAAACCCAAGTATCTACCAACAATGGAGTGATCTCCTACAAGTAAGACTGGAAATGAAAGATGATTTAGCAAAACATAGCATTTCCACTTTAAACATAGAACTGGTCAACAGCACCATCCTCAAACTGAAATCAGTGATTCAGTCTTCAAGGAGATTTTTGCCCTCCTGTGGTTCCTCCTCAGTTATTCTGGAGAAAATGGATGAAGACATCATGAGTGCATTGGAAATCCTCTGTGAAAATGAGTgtagagacacagacatagagaaagatgAATCTCAATTCCTAGAATTTAAGAAATTGAGAGAAGAACACTTTTATCGAGGAGGCAGAGTAtcctggtggaacttttatttttcttctgaaaactATTCTTCAGCTTTTGTAAAAAGAGATAATTTTGAAGAGCTGACAACTTTAATACAACAGTGTGCGGACTCTCCTAACCCAGTATTTGCCAAATTCATCAACATGTACCATCACCCAGGCTGTGGAGGTACAACGTTGGCTATGCATGTTCTCTGGGACTTAAAGCAGAAGTTCCGGTgtgctgtcttgaaaaacaaagcaaccgATTTTATAGAGATTGGAGAGCAAGTGAGCAAGCTTATCAGCTACAAGGCTTCCAGCCACCAGGATTATATTCCCGTTCTGCTCCTTGTGGATGATTTCGAAGAACAAGAGGACACTTATATTCTGCAGAGTGCCATCAATTCCTTTATAGCACACAAGGGTGTGAGATATGAAAAAACTTTAGTAATCATCCTAAACTGTATGAGATCTCAGAATCCAGATGAAAGTGCAAAATTAGCTGATAGCATTTCACTAAAATACCAActctctccaaaagaaaaaagagcctTTGACGCCAAACTGCAGGAAATAGAAAAGGAGTACAAGGACTGTGAAAACTTTTATTCCTTCATGATCTTGAAGGACAATTTTGATACAACTTATATAAAGAATGTAGTGAAGAATACACTGAAGGACCTGGATGCTCACAGCAGAAAAGCCCAGCTCATTTCTTATCTGGCATTACTGAACACTTTCGTTATAGACTCTACCATTTCAGTATCACAGTGTGAAATATTTTTGGGAATCACTTACAGAAATAAACGTGGGAAACTCGAAACTGTAGAAGACAACATGGGAACCTATTCTACACTTCTAATAAGGACTGAAGTTTCAGATTATGGGAAGTATGCTGGTATACGTATCACTCACCCTCTAATTGCCATCCACTGtttaaaagaactggaaatgaagTACGGAATGGATAGGTGTCACATTGCACTGAATATGCTAGAAGAGAACGTATTCTATAATTCTGGAATAGGAAGAGACAAATTTAAGCACGATGTGCAAACTCTCTTGCTTACGAGACAATGCAAGGAGCATGGAGGTGAAATAGGCACACTGTTTTCCCCATTCATGGAAGAATTGCAGGATGAGGAAACTGAAAAGGTCTTGACTGCAGGAAGTAACCGATTCCCACAAAATACATTCATTCGTCGAGCTTTAGCAAGACACTTCTATCTTAAAGAGAAGAACTTTAGCACTGCTCTGGTCTGGGCAAATCAGGCCAAAAGGAAAGCACCTATGAATTTGTATATTTCAGACAAACTTGGTCGAGTTTACAAAAGAGACATCAGATGCTGGTTAGGTAAAAATAACACTTATAGAAGTCTTAGTGTGGATGATCTAACACGCTTCCTAGATGTTGGTGAGAAGGCTTCGAAAGCCTTCAAAGAGTCTCAGGAACAAACTGACAGTAAAGACTATCAAACTGAGTTCTGGTCACCACAGATGTTCCGAAGAAGAACATTAAATACAGCTGGCTTCTTCGGGGAAATAGAAGTGGGTCTTGACACTATCCAGCTTcgtcagctcacacctcctttccataaagaaaatgaaatgtcaaAAGAATCTATGGCACAGTTTTCATCTGGAAAGGGGACCATCCCTCCAGAACCCAAAGTTCTCAGCAACTTTATAACCTTCCTACAGAGTTTGAAAAGACACTTTGATGTTTTTTTTTGGATTATATGGGTCTTCTGA